The region TTAAAGACCAGGGATACTGGACTTTCAGCTCACCTCCTGGCCCTCTCTTTCACCGCCTAATGATACAGAGGCAAAGCAATCTGTTCCCAGTACAGCAGGAAAATACGGTCCAAGTCCCTCAGGCTTGccgtaaaaataaaataatatacctgCCTGACCATGCTAACTGCTTGGGAAATGCCAGGTATGTTTAGCATCTTATTTTCTCTcccattcccttctctttccttctcacgTGTTTCTCCAATTCTCACCAGCTAATCGTCACACTGTGAACAATAGGGGTGCCGCCGCATTCAGGCCTTGCCACCACCTTTACGCACCGTGGCTAAATCCCCACCACCGCGAGTACCGCTCCCACAGTACAAGACAGAACTCGAACTCTAACCCTGCCCCCCAGAATCAGACACAGGCAATCTGGGTGCTGTCAATCAGACACACCCTGTGCCTGACCATCCGTTTGGAAGTCTGAGCGACACAAGGAAACAGGAGTCAGTTCGAAGAATAAAAGTAATGTCAAGGTTAACAAGAAAAACGCTAATGAGGTGCAAAAAATTGATTAATGGAATAGAACAAGTCTacgtatttaaaaacaaaaatagatccAATTTAAACAAAACAGCCAACACAGAGATAAGAGGCAACCTTCAGAGGATACTGTATACCTGagaacacaaacacacattttaagttttattttcattttccctccGTATGGAAAAGGATGGATGGAAACGTGCCTCTCCGATAGGCTCACCGGCCAAGCTATTTATTTTTGACAAGTGTGCATACCAGAAGGTAGAATCAGCTCCATGGTTTCGTCATCATAATCCAAGGTCTTCTCTGAGGGCAACTCCTCCGCCTCATCAGGATCCTCCCCTTCCTTATGATCAGGGTAGCTACTCCTGCAACACAGTGAAGGGCATTAATAAATAGACGGAACCCCAAATTTAACTAAACACATAAATGGTATCTGCGGATATGGCAAACCCACTAGCTACCCAAAGGGGTGAAGCAGACTGCAGGGTCTGCAAGCTGAAAGGTTTGAGGGCAACCAACTTTTTCGCATTTTCTCTGAAGTAAAAGTGTGCAAATGACTTgtgaactcaaaatagatcacagacctaaatgaaaaacacaaaactataaaaatgccTAGAAGGTAACACAGGAAAAATCTAGATGGCCTGGGGTGTGGTGATGACTTTATAGGTGCCACAACACAGGCATGATATCCCTGAAAGAAAACAATTGATAAACTGGactatgttaaaatgaaaaacgtctattctgtggaaaacaatgtCAAGAATATTAAACTATAAGCCACGgacaaaagaatatattttcagaagacaCACCTGATAAAATActgttatcaaaaatatttttaaaaatcttaaaaactcaACGATAAGAAAGCAAAcgcccaactaaaaaatgggccaaagacctacAGACACTTCACTAAGAAGACATACAGCTGGCAAATAAGCATgtaaaaagatgctccacatcatattatcagggaaatgcaaattaaaacaatgaaatgtttaaaatcgGCAAAATGCAGAACACGCACACcaatgttggtgagaatgtggagtgGCAGGCAGAAAGTCTCGTTCATTGCTGGCAGGAATGAAAAACGCTATGGTAAATCCACTCTGGACGACGGTGTGGCAGATTTTTACAAAGCTAATGATATACGGTCATTCTTTTACCATATGGTCCAGAAATCCTACTGCTTGGTATATCCCCGAAGGAGCTAAGAACTACTGTCAACGCAAAATCCCGCACACTGatatttacagcagctttatcCGTAATTGCTGAAACTTGGAAGTAACCAAAATGTCCTTCactaggtgaatggataaacagtgatatatccagacaatggaatccTATTCAGACCAAAAAGAAAGGAGCTGTCGAGCCataaagacatggaggaaccttaaatgcatattactaagtgaaagaagccagtctgaaaaggccaCATACCGTATGACTCAAATTACATGAAGGCATGGAAAAAGCAAATCTACGAGAACGTAAAACCGGTGGTTTCCAGGGTCTACAGCGGAGGGAGGGGACATACAGGgttttcagggcagtgaaactactctgcaTGACCTTACAATGGTGGCTGCGTGTCATTACACATCTGTCCAACGAagaacaccaagagtgaactctaACGCAAACTACGGAGCTGGTAAGGAGGAGTCAGTGCAGGCTCATCAATTGTAGCAAATGTACATCTAGTGAAGATGCTGAGAATGGGGGAGGCCATGcaggtgtgtggggggcaggaggtATTTGGAAAATCTCTGCACCTGCTGCTCAATGTTGCTATGAACCTAAGATTGTACTAAAAAAGAATGAGCGAATGAcctaaaatggaatttttttaccTATTTGTTTCTCTCTAGGAAAgcagtcagaaaggaagaaaaggcagagctGGAGATACAGTTCTCATCAATTGACCCATTATAATAAGCTCTGTAAaccgatggttgccagatggcagcagggcaggggaaagggggaaatgggggcgGAGGGAACGacagtcatggagatgtaaagtacagcatagtgaATACACTCAATAATATGGTAAtgactatgcatggtgtcaggtgAGTACGAGACTTCttagggtgatcactttgtaagttatatatatgtataatcaCTACCCTATACAGCTGAAACATAGTATTATATGTCAACGGtaaccaaaaattttttttaaaaatttaaggttCTAGAACAGTGCTGCCCAACAGAATATTGTGATACAGACATTGTCTGTTTTAGGCAGAGTGTGTCCAAAATGGCAGCTACTAATCTATGTGCTTTTAAGCACTGAACTTTGACATGTAATTGTGCAACTGAAGaaccaaattttttaatttataatttaatttctaattaacTTAATAGCCACATGAGTATACCTAGTAATTGCCATACTGGACAGTGTAGTTCTAAAAGAATGTGTTCCtagaaatgttcacattaaataTATAGAAGATAATTGGAGAGATACacataaaatgttaacagtagaCAGATaacccaaaagaaaaacaggcaaagacTTAATCAAATACTTCACAAGAGACATCTAAATGGCTAATTAATATATGAAAGGTTCTCCTCTACAGTGGTTGCcagcagggaaatgcaagttaaaagcATGATGGGATGCCACTGCACAGCCTCCAaagtaacagaaatgaaaaactctCCCCCACTACAAGAGAAATgaggaggaaaatgaaaggacaacTGAAAAGACGAGTGTCTGAACACTTGTATCACGTGGATTATGCACACGTGGCATGTAACTATATACACCTGCATAACACACCTGTGCTGGGTCACAGGCATCTTGACACTAGCAATTAGCCGTTCCAGAGTGCCAAGCATAGATTCGGTGCATGATATATCAATTATACAAGTTTCTAGTGAAGAGTGAACCCCCTATGGGATAACCTCACCATCAAACGCCTGGGACCAGCCTAGTTCGGCAACCACCTCGGCCCCCTTAGGAGACAGAGACAGCTTGTACTTCAAGGACGCTGTTTTAGGGAAACCAAAACCTAATTCCTGTGCATCTGTTCTTAAGGTTAACAGGCAAATTAAACCATCATTAAACCGCCAAAAAGCCCCCAAGTATTCAAGTCAGACAAATTTCAGTGTGGGGCCTGAGATCTTCTCCTCATCAGATCTTTATCATATGCATCTATGTAACCATTACACTCAGTTTCTTATCTACAAAACAAGAGGGAATAACCACCCATATAGAGGTGCTGTAAGAATTATAAAGAATATActgcacagtgccaggcacacacaTCTAACATCACTTCAATGCAAAGaggacgacttcactgtgcttcACGTTACAAACAGCAGACTTACCTAAAGTCATAGAAGTCTGCAAATTCCAAAGCAGCATCACCATCTGTGAAGAGCTTACAGTGGCTTTTGTCATTCATATGCGCTTGTACTGCTTCTGTGGAGTAGAAGGACTTCCCTTTCTCATTGCACCACAAGCAAATCTTCCCAACACCAACCTTCTCTcctggaaaaatatgaaaaaagctTTTGTAGCCAGATTATATCTCACCACATATCTGCACAATTCAGAAAAGATGCATCAAGTTTCTATCCTcacaaaataaacatgtaattacAGATTGGTAAGAAACATAAAACTAAGGTTTCCTTAAGACCTGCGGCCCAATAATACGCTCTTTCCTCATTAAAAGAAAGCTACTGTACTTACCCAAATACTGAATCAGTCCCTTAAGATCCGAAAGATACTCTATATCAGGAATAAAGAAGCTATGGACTTTAGTCATATGAGCCACATTCTTCATGAGGGAGCTTGAGTGATGGGGACAAAATAAGCAGTCCTTTACAGAGATGGCACCAAGCGGGGCACTTCCTCCGGCCTCTTTCTCCTCTGCATCCTGCTCCTCCAACTCGTCCATGGATTCAGCATCCTCACCTTCCAGTTCTTCATCAGAATCAAGATCTTCCCAATCTTCAAGCCAGAGGTTGAAAAACAAGGTTAGTTTAAGCATAGCAATCAAGAACCCACACAGGTCCACAAACAGGAGGCGGTAGTGTCCAGTGTTTGGAGAGAGACAGTGCTGACTTACCTCCCAGGACAAGCCCTCTTTCAAGATCTCAATTTTAACTATTCCTTTACCACAGACCAATTTGTATGGCTAAGAAATACCTTAATCTTTCTTTTCCAGCCCACAGTAAGCTCCCTGAAGGAGTCTTTGCCTCCTTCCCCGGTCCGTACGTACACCCACCAACAGTGTTAATAGGATGTGtgatgagggaaggaaggaataacTAACTCAAAGTCAAGCAGGCCAGATAGCTGGCTGCAGCTCCTCATTTCTGGTTAGCTAGCTGATTCTGAACCCCGCATTTGATTGTTTCAGTCAACTCAATTAAATGTGAAACCAGTACTAGAAACCCAAGAGAATTACAGCATGCCCTTCAATGCATATGTTTAAAAAAGCCTCCTAATTCAAAATAGAGGACGCATCAACTCATTCTACAAGTGTTTAAGGACCTATTTTCCCCCAAGGAAGGTTTCAGGCTCTGAATCTCCGACAGTAAAGGAAACAGACAAAATTCCCGCAGAGATGCAGGACAGACAAGCAACTTCAGAAAGCACCGAAACCTCCCCTACAACTTTCACTTAAAATCGGATCCTTCCCTCCTTCAACCCTGAGTATCCATGTGGACACCAAAGGGGACCGATTTCCTACATCCGTCCCCCACGCCCCGCCCCAGGGCCCCTACCGTCTCCATCCAGGtcttcctcctcactctcctcctccccctgctgctTCGCCAGCTTCTTCGCCTGCCGTTCAAACCACTGCAGCCGCGGAGGTTTCTCCGCCGGGTCTCGGTCGTGAGTCACACGTCCTCCATCCGCCACCGCCACGGGACTGCCGGACTCTTTATTAGGCGCTATGGGACCCTTTTTGGGAGACGGCTGAGCCTTGATGACCTGCTGGATGGCCGCGTTCATGGCATCCTTGTCCACACCGTCCAAGCCCAACCCTTTCTCCAAGTTCTTCTCATTCATCATCTCCACCTTGCGATTCACCGCCTTCCTC is a window of Desmodus rotundus isolate HL8 chromosome 1, HLdesRot8A.1, whole genome shotgun sequence DNA encoding:
- the ZNF622 gene encoding cytoplasmic 60S subunit biogenesis factor ZNF622, yielding MATYTCITCRVAFEDPEMQRAHYKTDWHRYNLKRKVADMAPVTAEGFQERVRAQRAVAEQESKGTATYCTVCSKKFACLNAYENHLKSRRHVELERKAVNRKVEMMNEKNLEKGLGLDGVDKDAMNAAIQQVIKAQPSPKKGPIAPNKESGSPVAVADGGRVTHDRDPAEKPPRLQWFERQAKKLAKQQGEEESEEEDLDGDDWEDLDSDEELEGEDAESMDELEEQDAEEKEAGGSAPLGAISVKDCLFCPHHSSSLMKNVAHMTKVHSFFIPDIEYLSDLKGLIQYLGEKVGVGKICLWCNEKGKSFYSTEAVQAHMNDKSHCKLFTDGDAALEFADFYDFRSSYPDHKEGEDPDEAEELPSEKTLDYDDETMELILPSGARVGHRSLMRYYKQRFGLSRTVAVAKNQKAVGRVLQQYRALGWTGSTGAALMNKRDMQYVQRMKSKWLLKTAMKNNATKQMHFRPQVMF